CTCTAAAAATTTCATCATATTTCATTGTAAATTCTCCATAAAAGAAAGCAAAATGATACAAGAATAAATTTAAAAAGGAGTAAATAATTTTATAAATTTAGTGAGGTTAAAGTTTAAATATAAATTCGAGCTAGAAAAGGCTCTAGCTCGAAAAGGGCTGCTACATCATGCCGCCCATGCCGCCCATTCCGCCCATGTCAGGCATTGCAGGCATTGCTTTTTCTTCTTTTATCTCGCTAATAGTTGCCTCAGTTGTTAGTAGCAAGCTAGCCACACTAACAGCATTTTGAAGCGCAACTCTCTCAACTTTCACTGGATCGATGATACCGGCTTCAAACATATTTACATATTCGCCAGTTGCAGCATTAAAGCCAAAATTTGCATCTTTGCTTGTCTCAACTGCATTTGCCACAACGCCTGCGTCAAAGCCAGCGTTTTCAGCGATTTGACGAAGTGGAGCACGAAGCGCTCTTCTAACGATCTCAGCGCCGATTGCCTCATCACCTTGTAAATTTAAATTTACACTCTTTGAAGCAAGGATAAGAGCTGAACCACCACCTACTACGATGCCCTCTTCAACAGCTGCACGAGTAGCGCTTAGAGCATCATCAACGCGGTCTTTTTTCTCTTTCATCTCAGTTTCAGTCGCAGCACCTACTTTGATAACTGCCACGCCGCCGCTTAGTTTTGCAAGGCGCTCTTGAAGTTTTTCTTTGTCGTAGTCGCTTGTTGTTTCTGCGATTTGAGCTTTGATCTGAGTTATTCTAGCGTCTATTGCTGACTTCTCGCCTGCACCATTTACGATAGTTGTGTTATCTTTGTCGATAACTACGCTTGAAGCTTGTCCAAGGTCGTTTATGGTAGCGCTTTCAAGTGTTCTGCCTAGCTCTTCGCTGATAACTTCGCCACCTGTTAAAATAGCGATATCTTCAAGCATTGCTTTTCTTCTATCGCCAAAGCCAGGAGCTTTAACAGCCGAGATATTTAGCACACCGCGAAGTTTGTTTACAACAAGCGTTGCAAGTGCCTCGCCCTCGATATCTTCAGCGATTATTAAAAGTGGTTTGCCACTTTTTTGTACTTGCTCAAGCACTGGAAGCAAGTCTTTTAAATTTGTGATCTTCTTGTCAAATAGCAATATAAATGGATTGCTTAGCTCAACTTGCATCTTTTCAGGATTTGTGATGAAGTACGGGCTTAGATATCCGCGGTCAAATTGCATACCCTCAACAACGCTTAGCTCATCTTGGATAGATTTTGCCTCTTCTACTGTTATGACGCCATCTTTGCCGACTTTTTCCATCGCATCAGCGATAAGTTTGCCAATACTCTCGTCTGAGTTAGCAGAGATAGTAGCGATCTGAGCGATCTCTTTTGAGCCAGATACTTTTTTAGAGATATTTTTTAGTGCGTCTATAAGAGCTGCTACTTCTTTATCCATGCCGCGTTTTACTTCGATAGGATTTGCGCCAGCAGTTACGTTTCTAAGGCCCTCTTTAAATATCGCGTGAGCTAGTACAGTAGCTGTTGTCGTGCCGTCACCTGCTTGGTCATTTGTCTTACTTGCCACTTCTCTAACTAAACTTGCACCCATGTTTTCGATAGTATCTTTTAGCTCAACTTCTTTAGCCACACTAACGCCGTCTTTTGTGATGTTTGGCGCGCCAAAGCTCTTTTGGATAAGGACATTTCTGCCTCTTGGTCCCATTGTCACTTTTACAGCGTCATTTAGTTTTTTTACGCCCTCGTATAGGCGGTTTCTTGCATCATCAGAGTAAAAAATTTCTTTTGCCATTGTTTTTCCTTTTTTAATTATTTAATCACGCCCAAAACATCATCAATGTTTAAAACAAGATATGTTTTATCATCTAAATTTATCTCAGTGCCACCGTATTTTGCAAATACAACTTTATCACCAACTTTTATGCCCTCTACTTCAGCCCCGACTGCTTTTACCTCGCCGCTTAAAGGTTTTTCTTTTGCGTTATCAGGTATAATAATGCCCGAAGCTGTGGTCTTTGTCTCCTCTACGCGTTCGACTAGAACACGCTTGCCTAATGGTTGAAAGTTCATTGTTCATCCTTTTGGTTTAATTGTCTTTTTTAGCACTCTTTATTTTTGAGTGATGAGATCCTAGCACTTTTTTCTAAAAAAGTCAATAATTTATAGTTAAATTTTATTAAAACTTTAGTCACTTACACTAAAGTTTTATGATATGTAAAACTAATATAAAGGAATTTTATGAAAAAAATAGCCTATTTAGTAGCGGCTTTGGCCCTGATAATCCTTTGCATTTTTGGCTTTATCTTTAGCTCTTTTGGTAATAAATTTATAGCTAGCAAAATAGAAAAAGAAGCACTTGCTCGCGGTATCGATGTAAAATTTAAAGATTTTAATCTTGGGCTTAGCACGCTAAATTTAGAAGCAACCGTGATGAATGCCATAAATTTAAAGGCAAATGGTGAGCTTTCACTGCTTGCTCAAAGCATGAATTTAAACATAGATATAGACGCCGAAAAGGCAAAGGCTAGCGAGCTTGGGTTAAAAAAAGACGTCGCGCTTAAAGCAAACATGGCTGGTAATTTTAGCGACTTTAAATTAGCGGCAACTGGCACGGCGCTTGGCTCAAACATAAATTTAAATGCAAACTTAAAAGACTACCTGCCAAAAGCCCTAAATCTTGACGCTAAAAACATCGACCTTTCTGAGATCTCAGCTCTAGCACAAAAGCCAAATTTGGCTAGCGGCAAACTTGATCTAACGAGCAATATGCAAGAGATTGATGAGAAAAATGAGCCGATCATTAACGCTCAAATTTTAGCAAGCGATGCAGCGATAAACAAAGAAATTCTAAAAAATGAATTTGGGCTAATTTTAGCAAAAAATATAAACTTTAAAGGCGGCGTAAATGCTAAATTTGCAAATGAAAAAGTAGTGGCAAAAACCCTTATCATCGCGCCTGAAGCCACTTTAAAAGCAAATGAAACGACTTATGATCTAGTTAGCAAAAATTTAAAGAGCGACTTTTCTCTAAACGTACCTGATCTTGCCCTTTTTGGCAAGCTCTTGGGGCAACAGCTAAGTGGCGCTGTGGATGCAAACGGCGAAATTACAATGCAAGGAAATGCCCTTAAAAACCTAAAAGCTGATATAAACGGGCTTGGCGGCAAAATAAATGCAAATTTTGATAGCAAAAACTTAGCCTTAAATGCAGCTAATATTAAGCTAAAAGAGCTTCTAGCACTTGCTCTTCAGCCTAGCTACGCAGACGGAGAGATAAATTTAAACGCAAATTTTAGCGGCTTTGACGAGTTAAAAAAGCTTACAGGCGAGGCTAAATTTGAGATAAAAAACGGCCTTATAGATAAAGAACTAGCAAAGCTTAAAAATGCGGCGAAATTTGAGCTAAAAGGCAGTGCCACAGCAAAAGGTGAGCTTGTAAATTTTGACGCAAACGTGCTTAGCGATCTTGGCGAGCTAAAGGATGTAAAGGGCATTTATGATCTAAAAAATAGCCAAATTTTTAGCAAATTTGCCCTGCTCATTAGCGACCCTGAGAAATTTAAATCGGTTAGTGGCTTTGAAGTGGGCTCAAAGATGGCACTTGCGGGCGATGTAAAGCTCAAAGAGAGCAAGATAGATGAGCTAAATTTGGGCGGCGATGCCTTTGCTGGCAAGCTAAACGCCACCATAAAAAATGAAAATCTTGATCTTAACCTAAAAGAGGCGCAGCTAGGAGAGATCTTGGCACTTAGTGGCAACGGCAGACTAGCAAATGCTAAGACAAATGTCCAAGCAAAGGGGCAAAATATCTTTAGTAAAAGCTCAAGTATTGCCGCAACGATCGCTTTAAATGATGGCAAATTTAACGCCACAGCGCTTAGCAAAATGCTTGATAAAAAATTCCCAGAAAACGAGAAATTTAGCTCAAATTTGAGCCTAAATTACAAAGGTGACATGGCAAAATTTAATGGCGACTTTCTTAGCTCACTAGCTGATATAAAGGGTATAGACGGCAGCTTTGACATCGGTAAAAGCACGCTAAGTTTAAAGCTTCAAGCGGTAGTTTCGGAGCTAAATAAGCTTGCATTTTTAGCTGGCCGCGAGCTTCACGGTAAATTTGTAACCCTCGTAACGGCAAACGGCAAAGTGGATAATCTAAGCGTAAAAGCCACCTCTGATGATCTATTTAAGGGCAAACTAGAGGCAACCTACAAAGGTGGCGCGCTTGATGCGGTGCTAAAAAACTTTGAGGTCAAAGGGCTAACGCAGACTTTGGGGCTAGAGCATCTCTATGATGGCAACGGCGATGCTAAATTTGACTACGAAACAAAGCAAAGGGCTGGCAAATTTGACATCTTGCTAAAAGAGGGTCACCTAGCCAACACAAATCTTACAAACAATATAAAAACCTTCACCGGCAAGGACATCACAAAAGAGATTTACAAAGACGGCAAAATTTACGGCAATATAAAGGGCGATAATGTCGTTTTCAATGTAAATTTAAGCTCGCCAAAGAGCGATATAAAGGTTACAAACGGCACTTATAACACAGCTACAAAAATGCTTAACGCACCGCTTGTTTGCAGGCTCGAAAAGACTGACCTAAACGTGCAAATCTCAGGCATTACAGGCAAGCTAAAATACGACGTCAGATCGCAATATCTCGAAAATAAGGTCAAAAAAGAGATAGGTAGATTTTTAGACAAAAAACTAAGCGGCAAAGATGATGAAGGTGCAAACGGCGAAAAGCAAAATCTAAAGGGGCTTTTAAAAGGGCTATTTTAGATGAAAAAGGCGGAAAATTTAAAGTATTTAATGGGGCTTGGGCACTTTTGTAGCGACATAAACCAAAGCGCGCTTGGTGCGATGCTGTCCTTTTCATCGCGAGCTACCACTACGACTACGCAACAGCCGCCTCGCTCGTGACCGCCACGAATTTAGCAAGCTCGCTCATCCAACCGCTCATCGGTCACCTAAGCGACAAAAAAGAGCTGCCATACGTCATCCCGCTTGGGCTACTGCTTGCTGGCGGGGGCATGAGCCTCACTGGCTTTGTGACAAACTACTACATCATCCTAGTTTGCGTGATGATAAGCGGTATCGGCGCCGCGCTCTTTCACCCAAGCGCCGCAAGAATCATAAACTACGCCTCAAACGCCAAAAATAGAGCCAAAAGCATAAGTATATTTTCTTTTGGTGGCAATGTCGGCTTTGCAGTTGGACCCATTTTAGTCGCTGTTTTTGTGGGAAATTTTGGTCTAAAAGGGGCGCTAGTCTTTATAATCCCTCAAATTTTTCTAACGCTTTTATACCTTAAAAAGGGCAAATTTATAAAAGCACTAGAAGGCAATCACAAAAAGCAAATTTTACAAAAAACTACCCTCTTAAAAGACGATTTGAGCGCATTTTTAAGACTTTGCGTATGTATATTTTCACGCTCGATCGTCGCATTTGGCTTTTCGGCATTTTTTAGCATCTACCTCATCAAAATTTTTGGCCTTAGTAAAGAAGCTGCAAATATAAATTTAAGCCTCTTTTTCGCTGCAGGTGCGATCTCTACGCTATTTGGCGGAGCACTAGCGGATAGATACGGCCTAGTTAGACTCATCAAAATAAGCCTAAGCATCGCCGCGCCGTTAGTCGTGCTAATGCTCTTTATCGACAGCTACGCGCTATTTCCCGCGGCCTCCATGTGCGTGAGTGGCTACATCAGCCTATCTTTTACCCCCTCAACCCCTTTGCACAGCTTTATTTGCCAAATCAGATCAGTTTATAGGCTTAGTCAAGCATAACGCTTAGCCTTAGTATCACGATTGGCGGCATATTCGCAACGGTCATTGGCAAGATCGCTGACATCTTTAGCCTAACGCACCCATTTTACTTTATCGCCGCAGTTTCGCTTATATGCGCAGCTTCTAGCTACTTTTTAAAGCCGGTTACGAGATAAATACAAAATTAAAATAAATTAACCTGATTTAAAATATTTGAATATTTTTAAACTAATTACAATAAAATAACTGATTTAATTTAAGGAGTAAATTTGGAACCATTTCAACAAGAAAAAAAATATATGCTAAAAAGCGCCAGAGAGTTGGGGCTTATATCTTGTATCGTGGTGATATTTAAGTATCTAGTTTTCGTTTCAGGACTTTACAAAACCCTTAATCGTGATTTCAGTCTTATCCTCAAAGCATGCTGCGACTCTATCAGTTGGCTACTTTTATTTTTTGCCATTTCATTGATATGCTCTGTTTATAATTCCTCAAAACTAAGAACATATTTTAAAATTTTTACTATTTTCATTTTGATATATGTCATTTTAACTTTTTTAACTTTTAAAATTGTCATGTATCTGGGAGAAAGAAATTTTAACTATGATGATTTTATCTTTACGATATTGAATTATTTTTATAGCAACGAAGAGATTATGTATAATCATGACCTATTTAAACAGCTATTCATTTTTCGTAGCTATTTATTGAGAGTATTATTCGTAATAGCATCACTATTTTTATTTATATCTATCGCAAAATTAATAAAAACAACAAAAGAAAAAATGTTTTGGGCTTATGCATTATTTGGCGCATCTCACATAGCAAGCTACTTTATTAAAATTGATCATAAAATTTATGATTATATTGATATTGGAGCTTTCTTTCTTGCTTTAATCGCATGGTGGCGACTAAAGACACAAGCAAGTAGTGACGAAATTCAAGTAACTAGCGAAGATGGGATTTTAAACGTGACTACTATCAAATCTTCAAGCCAATTAGCCGCGAAAGCCTGCTTAGTTGGCCTTATCGCAACATTTTTTTACTATATATTTTTTGAATATTTGTTAGCACATCAAGAAAGAATGTCACTTCGACCAATAATATTTATAAAGCCTCTTGTTTATGCGGTAGTATTAGCGGTTATTTACTCTGCCGTTAAGCAGATAGCACATACGTTAAATGAGATAAGACTACATACAAATTTCTTATTTTTCTCTATCCTTTTTGTGATATTTACAATAGCAAAAGCAACAACTGACTGCATGTATATATATGCTTACGATTATAATTTTTTAAATATCTTTGGTACGCACAATGCCTCAATTAAATCTTTAGTTTATAGTGCCAACACAATCTTATACATTGGAGTATTTGCTCATTTGTTAGCTACAGTATTTTTATTTTTATTTACAACAAGATTAGCAAGTGCAACTAAAAGTAGGCTATTTTGGATAAATTTTATATTGTTTGTGGTAAGTTCAGTCATACTTTTAACACTACTATTTCCGGGTAAGCCAGACTTTATAGGCCTTTTAACCAAAAACATAGACCTTTTTAATATAGCAGAGTTTTTCTTTTTACTAATTGCTTGGTATAGCGTGAAAAAAGACACAAGAGAGCAGGATAGATCATAAAACGGCATTTGGCTATAAATTTATAATTTAAACAGCTAAAGACAAGATGATTTTTGTCTTTAGCTTCGCTATGAGGAGACTAGGCAAAATTTACGATACGAATGGGCTCAAAAGCGGTAATATTTTGTGATAAATTTAAATGTTGCGCAGTTAAAATTTGCACAAACTAGACACATAAAAATTTAAATTTTAGCTACTGAATAATCATCAAGGCAAAGCATCTTGTGATGATTTTAAATGTTTTGCTTCGCGAGCTTGCAACTGCAAGCAGAAATGAAGAAATTTTTGACTAAAGATAGAACAAATTAAGCCGCCAGGACAAGAAAATTTTTATTTTGTTTAGTAATTTTTAAACCCCAAGATGCAGTATTTTTTGCTAAACCTAGGTAAAAATTTTACGACGTAAAAGAGCTGATCCATGGCACTTGACGGCAATATTTTATTGTATATCTAAATGTTGTGAGGTTAAAATTTGCGCAGACTAGACATATAGTCTGTCGAGCAAAATTTTAGCAAGCTCATTTAAAGATACACAAAAGACAACGCCTATAGCTTTCTCATCTTCGCTATTTCGTCACGCAACGCCGCTGCCTTCTCAAACTCAAGCTGCGCCGCCGCTTCAAGCATCTGCTTTCTTAGCTCTTTTACTATCGCGGCTCGCTCGCTTGCTGGCATCTTTTCTAAATTCTTGCCACGTTTATAAATTTCACCATCATCTTCGACATGCAGGCTCTCTTCGATATTCCTACTTGCAGAGTGTGGCGTGATGCCATGAGCTTTGTTGTACTCATCTTGAAATTTACGCCTAGCCGTTGTCGTATCGATTGCCTCTTTCATCGAGTGCGTGATCTTTTTGGCAAACATTAACACCTTGCCGTTTACATTTCTAGCTGCGCGCCCCATCGTCTGTATAAGGCTCGTTGTCGAGCGCAAAAAGCCCTCTTTATCGGCGTCCATGATCGCTATCAGGCTCACTTCAGGCAGGTCCAGCCCTTCACGGAGCAAATTTATGCCTATTAGCATGTCAAATTCGCCACTTCTAAGCCCTCTAATGATCTCATTTCGCTCGATCGCGTCGATGTCTGAGTGCATATACTTGACCTTTACGCCAAGCTCAATGTAGTAGCGGCTTAGCTCCTCGGCCATCTTTTTAGTTAGCACCGTAACTAGCACACGCTCACCTCTTGCGATGACTGCCTTTGCCTCGTCAAATAGCGCCTCGACTTGGTTATCGCTATCTTTTATCTCGATAAGCGGATCAAGCAGTCCCGTAGGACGCAAAATTTGCTCATATACGTGCCCCTGGCTGATACCAAGCTCATATTCGTTTGGCGTGGCTGAGACAAAGAGAAATTTCGCCTTTTTGCTTATGAACTCATCAAATTTAAGCGGCCTGTTATCAAGTGCTGATGGCAAGCGAAATCCATACTCCACAAGCACCTCTTTACGGCTCCTATCTCCCGCATACATACCCCTAAACTGCGGCAAACTCACGTGGCTCTCATCGACGATAACTAGATAGTCTTTGCCACTTATCTCAAAGTAGTCAAACATCGAGTACGGCGTCTCTCCGGGTTTTTGACCAGTTAGGTGGCGCGCGTAGTTTTCGATGCCTTTGCACATGCCCGTACTTGCCATCATTTCGAGGTCAAACTCCACCCTTTGCTTTAGCCTCTGCGCCTCTACTAGCTTGCCCTGCTCGTTAAACTCTTTCAAACGAAAATCTAGCTCCTCTTCGATCTCTTTCATCGCGATCTTTAGCCTATCAGCACCCACTATGAACTGGCTTGTCGCATAAAGCGTAAATTTAGAGATATCCTTTAGCCTTTTGTTATCAAGCACATCAAAATGATACATCGTATCGATCTCATCGCCAAAAAACTCAACCCTTAGGGCTTCGTCGTTATAGTAAGCTGGATAAATATCAACCACGTCGCCATTTACACGAAAGTCGCCCCTGTCAAAGTAGTTGTCATTGCGCTTATAGCCCATATCCACAAGCTGTTCTAAAAGCTTTCTTTGGCTTATCTTCTCACCCACGCTAAGATATGCCACCATCCCTTTATACTCGCTTGGATTACCAAGGCCATAGTTTGCAGAGACTGAGGCCACGCAGATCACATCATCAAAGCTTAGCAAGCTAGCCGTCGCACTTAATCTCAGGCGCTCAAGCTCCTCATTTACTGAGCTATCTTTTTCTATATATAGGTCGCTTCTTGGGATGTATGCCTCTGGTTGGTAGTAGTCGTAGTAGCTTATGAAGTACTCGACATGGTTTTTTGGAAAAAAGCCCTTAAATTCGCTATAAAGCTGAGCGGCAAGAGATTTGTTATGCGTCATTATAAGAGTTGGCATGTTTAGCTCACGTATTACGTTTGCCATGGTAAAGGTCTTGCCAGATCCTGTCACACCTAGAAGAGTTTGGTATTTATTGCCTGATTTTATACTTTTTACTATCTCTTTTATCGCTCTTGCTTGGTCGCTACTTGGGCTAAATTTAGATGAAATTTCAAATTTACTCATTGATTGCCTTTAAATTTGGGCGAATTTTATAGCAAAGATAGTGCTTTGTCAAATGAGAATTTTAATAAGAATTTAGCCTCTGCGTGTTAGAATACGAGCCTAATTATTATTTTAAAGGAATCTTGATGTTTGAAGACAACGCTATCTTAACCACACTAAGCGATAAAGTAAATGACCTAATCACAAAATATGATGAGCTTTGCAAAACAAACGAAGAATTGCGTAATGAGATCGTAACTTTAAAAGCACAAAATGAGGCAAAAAGCAATCAAATCATGCGTTTAGAAGAAGATCTTGACAAGAAAAATACCGAAGCTGATGACGTAATGAGAAAAATCGAAGCTGTCCTTGGCAGATAAGCTTGGCTAAAATATGAAAAAAATTACGCTCACTATATCATCTCGCGACTACACAATCACGCTTGATGATGATTTTGCTAAATTCTTTGAAGATGACTGGCAAAATTTAATGGGCGGGCGCCAATTTATCGAGCCAAAAGAGCTTTTAAATGCCTTTATAGAAAAATGTTATGAAAATTATGCTGTGATAAAGGCGGTAAAAAATTTAACTGGCAACGTTGATGAGACATTAAAGCGAGAAGAGAGATGAAAAGACGAGCTTACACCTTGCTTGAGCTGATATTTATAGTAGTTATACTAGGTATTTTAAGCACAGTCGCTATACCTAGGCTATTTTTTTCTAGAAGTGACGCTACTATCTCAAATGCAAAAACTCAACTTGCTGCTATAAGAAGCGGAATTTCACTAAAATACAATGACAATATCTTGCAAGCAAAGCCAGAATTTCCACAAAAACTAGACGATGGCGATCCAAGCAAACTTTTCAAAAATGTTATAAATATACCGATAAAAGATAGCGGCAACAAAAATGGCTGGCACAGAATAAGCGATGACAAATATACATTTAGACTAGATGGCAAAGTAGCAAATTTCAAATACGATAAAACAACTGGCGATTTTAGCTGTAATGACCAAAATGAAATTTGCAAATCACTTCAGTAATGCATTACTACATACTCGCATTTTATGGGCTAAATTTAGCCCCACTCACTTATGAAAGCGATCAAAAACTAGAAAAATTTCAAGGCGTAAAGGCTTCTTTAAGAGGCAAAATTCTTACTGCTTTTATCATAAAAGAGACTGACAAACCAGAGTTTAAAACAAGTAAAATTTTAGAAATTTTACCGATTAATCTAACTTCAATGCAAAGCGAATTGGCAATATTTATCTCAAAATATTACACATGCGAGCTTGGCGTCAGCCTAAATTTATTTGAACCAAATGACAATATTGCAGTAGATCAAATTTATGAAAATCAAAATTTTAATGTGGCACCCAAACTAAACGAAAAACAGCAAGAGGCTTTGGATTTTATAAATAAACGTAAAATTTCACTCATCTTTGGCGACACTGGAAGCGGAAAAAGCGAGATTTACATAGCAAAGATCAGAGAAATTTTAAACGTAGGCAGCCAAGCGCTATTTTTAATGCCTGAAATTTCACTCACGCCACAAATGCAAAAACGCCTTGAGGGCTTCTTTGGCGAGGCGGTAGCTGTTTGGCACTCAAAGATAACATCAAAGAAAAAAGAGCAAATTTTAAAAGATATAAAAAGTGAAAAAGTTAGGCTCGTTGCAGGTGCAAGATCGGCTTTATTTTTACCACTTGAGAGGCTAAAACTTATCATCATAGACGAAGAACATGACGATAGCTACAAAAACACAGGCTCAAAACCCAACTACAACGCAAGAGATCTTGCACTCTTTTTAACTAGCAAATTTGATCTACAAGTGGTGCTTGGAAGTGCCACACCAAGCCTTACTAGCTTTTACAAGCAGGAGCATTTTCGCTTAAAAGGGACATATTTTGATTCGCAAAAAAATTACATTTTCGATGAGAGCGAGACTGGAATTAGTGAAATTTTAAAAGATGAAATTTCAAAGACACTCGTGAATAAAAAGCAAGCTGTCATCTGCCTGCCAACAAGGGCAAATTTTAAATATCTAGTTTGCAAAAACTGCGGTGAAACGTTAAAGTGCCCATTTTGCAGCATCGGTATGAGCTATTACAAAAAACAAAACGTGCTAAAGTGTCAATACTGCGAGCATAAAATGGCCGTGCCAAAATTTTGTCACCAGTGCGGTAGCGAGATGATAGAGGCTAAAAAAATTGGCACGAGCGAACTACTTGAGAGGCTGCAAAATGAGTTTGCAAACGCCAGAATCGCTAAATTTGACAGGGATGAGATAACGACGCAAAACAAGCTCGTAAAGGCCTTAAAAGAATTTAACGACGGCAAGATAGATATCTTGCTTGGCACACAGATGTTAAGCAAAGGGCATGATTATCACAACGTAGAGCTTGCTGTCATCATGGGATTTGACGAGCTTTTAAATTTTCCTGATTATAAGGCCAGAGAGCGAACGCTCGCTCTTGCCATGCAAGTAGCTGGAAGAGCTGGTAGAAACGGGGTTGGTAGAGTTATCATTCAAAGCAAACAAAGAGAATTTTTTGAGAGCTACATCAGTGATTATGACGCATTTTTAAAAGATGAGATTGGCTACCGCGAGGGACTATATCCGCCATTTACTAGGCTTCTTCGCATTATCATCTCACATAAAGATGAACGCATAGTAAAAAATACATTGAATGAATTTGTGCAAAGAATAGAACCTCTAAGAAGCGATGAGCTTGAGGTCATAGGATACGGAAAGTGCCAGATAGAGTATCTTGGAAGTAAATTTAGATATGAAATTTTACTCCGCTCAAACTCACATATACCTCTTTTAAAAGCT
The DNA window shown above is from Campylobacter concisus and carries:
- a CDS encoding primosomal protein N' → MHYYILAFYGLNLAPLTYESDQKLEKFQGVKASLRGKILTAFIIKETDKPEFKTSKILEILPINLTSMQSELAIFISKYYTCELGVSLNLFEPNDNIAVDQIYENQNFNVAPKLNEKQQEALDFINKRKISLIFGDTGSGKSEIYIAKIREILNVGSQALFLMPEISLTPQMQKRLEGFFGEAVAVWHSKITSKKKEQILKDIKSEKVRLVAGARSALFLPLERLKLIIIDEEHDDSYKNTGSKPNYNARDLALFLTSKFDLQVVLGSATPSLTSFYKQEHFRLKGTYFDSQKNYIFDESETGISEILKDEISKTLVNKKQAVICLPTRANFKYLVCKNCGETLKCPFCSIGMSYYKKQNVLKCQYCEHKMAVPKFCHQCGSEMIEAKKIGTSELLERLQNEFANARIAKFDRDEITTQNKLVKALKEFNDGKIDILLGTQMLSKGHDYHNVELAVIMGFDELLNFPDYKARERTLALAMQVAGRAGRNGVGRVIIQSKQREFFESYISDYDAFLKDEIGYREGLYPPFTRLLRIIISHKDERIVKNTLNEFVQRIEPLRSDELEVIGYGKCQIEYLGSKFRYEILLRSNSHIPLLKAANLCKSELSDIDIDPVNFS